One Pseudomonas abieticivorans genomic region harbors:
- the nhaA gene encoding Na+/H+ antiporter NhaA gives MPLRNTLNRFFQLEAASGLLLIAAAALALIINNSPLSWLYGSFLDVPVVAQIGAVQIAKPLLLWINDGLMAMFFLLIGLEVKREVLEGQLSRPSQIVLPGIAAVGGMVVPALVFWALNKDHPSAMDGWAIPMATDIAFALGVLALLGKRVPVSLKLFLMTLAIIDDLGAIVVIALFYSGTLSNLSLGLAAACVAALIAMNRLGVVKLGPYMIIGLILWVCVLKSGVHATLAGVTLAFCIPLRTRNAESSPAKALEHALHPWVAYGILPLFAFANAGVSLTGITLESFTHHVPMGIALGLLVGKTVGVFGLTWLAIKLGLASLPYGANWRQVLGVAILCGIGFTMSLFVGSLAYVPGASEYAGEDRMGILTGSVLAAVLGYAVMAWASRNKVS, from the coding sequence TTGCCTCTGCGTAATACTTTGAATCGTTTTTTTCAGCTGGAAGCCGCCAGTGGACTGCTGTTGATCGCTGCCGCGGCGCTGGCGCTCATCATCAATAATTCGCCTTTGTCCTGGCTGTACGGCAGTTTTCTCGATGTACCCGTGGTGGCGCAGATTGGCGCGGTGCAAATCGCCAAGCCCTTGCTGCTGTGGATCAACGACGGCCTGATGGCGATGTTTTTCTTGCTGATTGGCCTGGAGGTCAAGCGCGAAGTGTTGGAGGGGCAACTGTCGCGGCCCTCGCAAATCGTGCTGCCGGGTATCGCCGCGGTGGGCGGTATGGTCGTGCCGGCGCTGGTATTCTGGGCGCTGAACAAAGACCACCCCAGCGCAATGGATGGCTGGGCCATCCCGATGGCCACCGACATTGCCTTCGCCCTGGGCGTGCTGGCCCTGCTGGGCAAGCGCGTGCCGGTTTCGCTGAAGTTGTTCCTGATGACCCTGGCCATCATCGATGACCTGGGGGCCATCGTGGTGATCGCGCTGTTCTACTCGGGTACGTTGTCTAACCTGTCACTGGGTTTGGCGGCGGCCTGCGTGGCAGCGCTGATCGCTATGAACCGCCTGGGCGTGGTCAAGCTAGGGCCTTACATGATCATTGGCTTGATCCTCTGGGTGTGCGTACTCAAGAGTGGCGTGCATGCCACCTTGGCCGGCGTGACCCTGGCCTTCTGCATCCCGCTGCGCACCCGCAACGCCGAAAGCTCCCCTGCCAAGGCTTTGGAACATGCCCTGCACCCTTGGGTGGCCTACGGCATCCTGCCGCTGTTCGCCTTTGCCAATGCCGGCGTTTCACTGACGGGCATCACCCTGGAAAGCTTCACCCACCACGTGCCCATGGGTATCGCCCTGGGGCTGCTGGTGGGCAAGACCGTCGGGGTATTCGGCCTGACCTGGCTGGCCATCAAGCTCGGCCTGGCCAGCCTGCCCTACGGCGCCAACTGGCGACAGGTGCTTGGCGTGGCGATCCTGTGCGGCATTGGGTTCACCATGAGCCTGTTTGTCGGCTCCCTGGCGTATGTGCCGGGTGCCAGCGAGTACGCCGGTGAAGACCGCATGGGGATTTTGACCGGGTCGGTGTTGGCGGCGGTGCTAGGGTACGCGGTGATGGCGTGGGCGAGTCGAAACAAGGTTAGCTGA
- a CDS encoding CopD family protein, producing MTAFAPLYTLHVLAALIWVGGMFFAWMILRPAAVAALQGPARLTLWGEVFPRFFVWVWAAVLILPISGVGLLQLHFRGFETAPRYVQAMMGLYVVMLALFLRIQALQLPVLRSAIQAQDWPAGAAALGGIRRLVGVNLLLGLAVVGIAAWRPMF from the coding sequence ATGACCGCGTTTGCCCCCCTCTACACCTTGCATGTACTGGCGGCCTTGATCTGGGTAGGCGGCATGTTCTTCGCCTGGATGATCCTGCGCCCAGCGGCGGTTGCAGCCCTGCAAGGCCCCGCTCGGCTGACCCTGTGGGGGGAAGTTTTCCCACGCTTTTTTGTCTGGGTCTGGGCCGCCGTGCTGATTCTTCCGATCAGTGGCGTCGGCTTGCTGCAGCTGCATTTTCGCGGTTTCGAGACCGCACCGCGCTATGTGCAGGCCATGATGGGGCTGTATGTGGTGATGCTGGCGTTGTTTTTGCGCATCCAGGCGCTGCAACTGCCAGTGCTGCGCTCGGCCATCCAGGCCCAGGACTGGCCGGCGGGCGCTGCGGCGCTGGGTGGCATCCGCCGGTTGGTGGGGGTGAATCTGTTGTTGGGGTTGGCGGTGGTGGGAATTGCGGCTTGGCGGCCGATGTTTTGA
- the dinG gene encoding ATP-dependent DNA helicase DinG, which translates to MISNELKSTIQGAYTRFLEAKSLKPRYGQRLMIAEIAKVLGDIACDDEGRRSGDPAVVAVEAGTGTGKTVAYSMAAIPVAKAAGKRLVIATATVALQEQIVYKDLPDLMRNSGLNFSFSLAKGRGRYLCLSKLDVLLQEGHAQTATAQLFEEEGFKIEVDEASQKLFTSMIEKLAGNKWDGDRDSWPTALEDHHWGRVTTDHSQCTNRHCPNFQQCAFYKAREGMGKVDVIVTNHDMVLADLALGGGAVLPDPRDTIYVFDEGHHLPDKAIGHFAHYTRLRSTAEWLEQTAKNLTKLLAQHPLPGDLGKLIEQVPELAREIKTQQQFMFSACEQLADFKTGEDMEGRERPRHRFVGGVVPEHMREMGTELKKGFSRLTDVFTRLTELLKEGMDGEVNIGIASHQAEEWYPLFGSLLMRAQGNWELWTAFTAEDPEDSPPMARWLTLAESGAMFDIEVNASPILAAEMLRRNLWNVAHGALVTSATLTALGKFDRFRMRAGLPKAAITAVVPSPFHHADAGVLRVPDLRADPRDAPAHTAAIIRDLPELVEGSRGTLVLFSSRKQMQDVFDGLDRDWRKQVFIQGNLSKQETLNKHKARVDGGDSSVLFGLASFAEGVDLPGAYCEHVVIAKIPFAVPDDPVEAALAEWIEARGGNPFMEIAVPDASLKLIQACGRLLRTEQDRGTITLLDRRVVTQRYGKAILNALPPFRREIS; encoded by the coding sequence ATGATCAGTAACGAACTCAAATCCACGATCCAGGGCGCCTATACGCGCTTCCTCGAAGCCAAGAGCCTCAAGCCCCGCTATGGCCAGCGCCTGATGATCGCCGAAATCGCCAAGGTCCTCGGCGACATTGCCTGCGACGACGAAGGTCGGCGCAGCGGTGACCCCGCCGTGGTCGCGGTCGAGGCCGGCACCGGTACCGGCAAGACGGTCGCCTACAGCATGGCCGCGATCCCGGTTGCCAAGGCCGCGGGCAAGCGCCTGGTCATCGCCACGGCCACCGTCGCTTTGCAGGAGCAGATCGTCTACAAGGACCTGCCCGACCTGATGCGCAACAGCGGGCTGAACTTCAGCTTCTCCCTGGCCAAGGGCCGGGGCCGTTACCTGTGCCTGTCCAAGCTGGACGTGCTGTTGCAGGAAGGCCATGCACAAACCGCCACTGCCCAGTTGTTCGAAGAAGAGGGCTTCAAGATCGAGGTGGATGAGGCCAGCCAGAAGCTGTTCACCAGCATGATCGAGAAGCTGGCCGGCAACAAATGGGACGGGGACCGCGACAGCTGGCCTACCGCCCTGGAAGACCACCACTGGGGCCGGGTGACCACCGACCACAGCCAGTGCACCAACCGCCATTGCCCCAACTTCCAGCAGTGCGCCTTCTACAAGGCCCGCGAAGGCATGGGCAAGGTCGACGTGATCGTTACCAACCACGACATGGTGCTGGCCGACCTGGCCCTGGGCGGCGGCGCGGTATTGCCCGACCCGCGCGACACCATCTACGTGTTCGACGAAGGTCACCACCTGCCTGACAAGGCCATCGGCCATTTCGCCCATTACACGCGCCTGCGCTCCACGGCCGAGTGGCTGGAGCAAACGGCCAAGAACCTGACCAAGCTGCTCGCCCAGCACCCGCTGCCGGGCGACCTGGGCAAGCTGATCGAGCAAGTGCCGGAATTGGCCCGCGAGATCAAGACGCAGCAGCAGTTCATGTTCAGCGCCTGTGAGCAGCTCGCCGACTTCAAGACCGGCGAAGACATGGAAGGCCGCGAGCGGCCGCGTCATCGCTTCGTCGGTGGCGTGGTGCCCGAGCACATGCGCGAGATGGGCACCGAGTTGAAGAAGGGCTTTTCGCGCCTGACCGACGTGTTCACCCGCCTCACCGAACTGCTCAAGGAAGGCATGGATGGCGAGGTCAACATCGGCATCGCCAGCCACCAGGCCGAAGAATGGTACCCCCTGTTCGGCAGCCTGCTGATGCGTGCCCAGGGCAACTGGGAGCTGTGGACCGCCTTTACCGCCGAAGACCCGGAAGACAGCCCGCCCATGGCGCGTTGGCTGACCCTGGCCGAAAGCGGCGCGATGTTCGACATCGAGGTCAATGCCAGCCCCATCCTGGCGGCCGAAATGCTGCGACGCAACCTGTGGAACGTCGCCCACGGCGCCCTGGTGACCTCGGCCACCTTGACCGCCCTGGGCAAGTTCGATCGCTTCCGCATGCGTGCGGGTTTGCCCAAGGCGGCCATCACCGCCGTGGTACCGAGCCCCTTCCACCACGCCGATGCCGGGGTGTTGCGGGTGCCCGACCTGCGGGCCGACCCGCGGGATGCGCCAGCGCACACGGCGGCGATCATTCGCGACCTGCCGGAGTTGGTCGAAGGCTCGCGCGGCACCCTGGTGCTATTCAGCTCGCGCAAGCAGATGCAGGACGTGTTCGACGGCCTGGACCGCGACTGGCGCAAGCAGGTGTTTATCCAAGGCAACCTGTCCAAGCAGGAAACCCTGAACAAGCACAAGGCGCGGGTCGACGGGGGGGATTCCAGCGTGCTGTTCGGCCTGGCCAGCTTTGCCGAAGGTGTGGATTTGCCCGGTGCCTATTGCGAGCATGTGGTCATCGCCAAGATCCCCTTCGCCGTGCCAGACGACCCCGTCGAAGCGGCACTGGCCGAATGGATCGAGGCACGGGGTGGCAATCCGTTCATGGAAATCGCCGTGCCCGATGCCTCGCTCAAGCTGATCCAGGCCTGTGGCCGCCTGCTGCGCACCGAGCAAGACCGCGGCACCATCACCTTGCTGGACCGTCGCGTGGTCACGCAGCGTTACGGCAAGGCTATCCTCAATGCGCTGCCGCCGTTCCGCCGCGAAATTTCTTGA
- a CDS encoding OmpA family protein has translation MSYKKSIALSVCLAVTGCAHTPQNSTTDSGFRWWPFGADQVADKGVEQAINESVAKADAKPAPAPAAVAPVAQADSGSHWWWPFGGDKKADAVKAVPTVDPKETQAWLDAYEPKVRAAVVDSQFTVERRENVLVIIAPVDTSFNPKRPEMLLPISLGPITNVAKAIETDPKTAVLVLGHGDTSGASDTNLKISQQRAQSVAAIFRLSGLERNRLSLRGMGSVMPRAANDSLQGRALNRRVEIMLTPQNTMLALLAKYNSPTPPAAALVAVQDVKPAPAPAPVKKAVPAKKKVAPAKPAAKKKVTPAKAAVKKPAPAKKDAVAQASGN, from the coding sequence ATGTCTTACAAAAAATCCATCGCGTTGTCGGTCTGCCTGGCTGTTACCGGCTGCGCACACACTCCACAGAATTCCACGACGGACAGCGGCTTTCGCTGGTGGCCGTTTGGCGCTGACCAGGTCGCTGACAAGGGCGTAGAGCAAGCCATCAACGAAAGCGTGGCCAAGGCCGATGCCAAGCCTGCTCCGGCACCGGCCGCAGTGGCCCCGGTCGCCCAGGCCGACAGCGGCAGCCACTGGTGGTGGCCGTTTGGCGGCGACAAAAAGGCTGATGCCGTGAAGGCCGTGCCGACCGTCGACCCGAAGGAAACCCAGGCCTGGCTCGATGCCTATGAACCTAAAGTACGGGCAGCCGTGGTGGACAGCCAGTTCACCGTCGAGCGTCGCGAAAACGTGCTGGTGATCATTGCCCCGGTCGACACCAGCTTCAACCCAAAGCGCCCGGAAATGCTCCTGCCGATCAGCCTGGGCCCGATTACCAATGTGGCCAAGGCGATTGAAACAGACCCCAAGACGGCCGTTCTGGTCCTGGGCCATGGCGACACCAGCGGTGCCAGCGATACCAACCTGAAAATCAGCCAGCAGCGTGCCCAATCGGTTGCGGCTATCTTCCGCCTCAGCGGCCTGGAACGTAACCGCCTGTCGCTGCGCGGCATGGGTTCGGTCATGCCTCGCGCTGCCAATGACAGCCTGCAGGGCCGTGCCCTGAACCGCCGTGTCGAAATTATGCTGACCCCGCAGAACACCATGCTCGCGCTGTTGGCCAAGTACAATTCGCCAACGCCACCGGCGGCCGCGTTGGTAGCGGTCCAGGACGTGAAACCGGCGCCAGCGCCTGCCCCGGTTAAAAAAGCCGTGCCGGCGAAGAAGAAAGTCGCTCCAGCCAAGCCTGCGGCCAAGAAAAAAGTGACCCCGGCCAAGGCCGCGGTGAAAAAGCCAGCCCCAGCCAAGAAAGACGCCGTGGCCCAGGCTTCCGGCAACTGA
- a CDS encoding glycine zipper 2TM domain-containing protein, whose protein sequence is MRKSALLVACFTTMSLLLGGCMSNLTGDSYSRDEARRVQTVRMGTIESLRPVKIEGSKTPIGAGAGAVVGGVAGSAIGGGRGSIITAVIGAVAGGLLGSATEEGLTRTQGVEITVREDDGSMRAYVQQVQENEIFRVGERVRIMTVDGTSRVSH, encoded by the coding sequence ATGCGTAAGTCCGCTCTGCTCGTTGCCTGTTTCACTACGATGTCGCTGCTGTTGGGCGGCTGTATGTCGAACCTCACTGGCGACTCCTACTCCCGTGACGAAGCTCGCCGCGTGCAAACCGTGCGCATGGGCACCATCGAATCCCTGCGCCCGGTTAAAATCGAAGGCTCCAAAACTCCGATCGGCGCAGGCGCCGGTGCAGTGGTCGGCGGCGTCGCCGGCAGCGCCATCGGTGGCGGTCGCGGTAGCATCATCACCGCTGTGATCGGTGCGGTAGCGGGTGGCTTGCTGGGCTCGGCCACCGAAGAAGGCTTGACCCGCACCCAGGGCGTGGAAATCACCGTTCGTGAAGACGACGGTAGCATGCGCGCCTACGTGCAGCAGGTTCAGGAAAACGAGATCTTCCGAGTGGGCGAGCGCGTTCGCATCATGACGGTCGACGGCACCAGCCGCGTATCGCACTGA
- a CDS encoding beta-agarase gives MIRRSLPVAFALMFASPLMAAPGTQQTLFNFVRPADVVQVTTADTSLPQSNAEQTAEGEVLRRVTFNPAVAPSLTLKPQSGAWDWSADSAMTLRVQSAQDWAMTLYVKIQSNDGKTLTSRVDLPAGPAQTLVVPLQAFTPLSQGMRAGPPMPWVHDGLRTLLATTEGELSTSQVVSVTLSMDKPSAPQNILLERFGVVEGDVLQKAAYTGIVDGYGQFTRSRWPEKITSDEQLKASAAREQQVLKGWLAERAKQPLDKFGGLMAGPEFKASGFFRTEKRQGRWYLVTPEGHPFYSLGINTVVPDSGKSYVAGREFMFTGLPQNSPYFGESDNRDGNGSSRGRGYNSGRWFDFYGANLQRTYAKPCDSDPCTPQPFDEGRWQAHTLDRLQAWGFNTLGNWSAPSLEDNNRVPYTLPLSIVGDYASISTGMDWWGRMPDPFDPRFAMATERAVAIAARDHRDDPWLIGYFADNELAWAGPGTDPKARYALAYGTLRQTTDVPAKRAFLKQLRDKYRNQQGLSKAWGIDLPAWELMEDPGFEAPLPNPEHPEIENDLKYFQRVFADTYFKTISDSLKWHAPNQLLLGGRYAISSPEAVQSCAQFCDVLSFNFYTPKPQDGYDFAQLKALDKPVLISEFTFGSRDRGPFWPGPMEVAKEEDRGAAYATFLKAAMAEPSIVGVHWFQYLDEPVTGRLLDGENGHFGLVGITDVPYQGFINAVRKSNLDAQEQLGKAAKAVPVAGEGGKGGEHAGKGDAGHGEGKGEGKGGAH, from the coding sequence ATGATTCGCCGTTCGTTGCCCGTTGCCTTTGCCCTGATGTTCGCCAGCCCCTTGATGGCGGCTCCCGGAACCCAGCAGACGCTGTTCAATTTCGTTCGCCCAGCCGATGTGGTGCAAGTCACCACCGCGGACACCAGCCTGCCGCAGTCCAATGCAGAGCAAACGGCCGAAGGCGAGGTATTGCGCCGGGTAACGTTCAACCCTGCCGTCGCGCCAAGCCTGACCCTCAAGCCGCAGTCGGGCGCCTGGGACTGGTCGGCGGACAGCGCCATGACCCTGCGCGTGCAAAGCGCCCAGGACTGGGCCATGACGCTGTACGTGAAAATCCAGAGCAACGACGGTAAAACCCTGACGAGCCGCGTCGACTTGCCGGCCGGGCCTGCGCAAACCCTGGTAGTGCCACTGCAAGCGTTCACGCCGCTGAGCCAAGGCATGCGCGCAGGGCCACCGATGCCTTGGGTGCACGACGGCTTGCGCACGTTGCTGGCCACCACCGAAGGTGAGCTGAGCACAAGCCAAGTGGTTTCTGTAACGCTGTCGATGGATAAACCCAGCGCGCCGCAGAACATCCTGCTGGAGCGCTTTGGCGTGGTGGAGGGCGATGTGCTGCAAAAGGCTGCCTACACTGGCATCGTCGACGGCTACGGCCAGTTCACCCGCAGCCGGTGGCCCGAGAAAATCACCAGTGACGAGCAACTGAAGGCGTCCGCCGCCCGCGAGCAACAAGTGCTCAAGGGGTGGTTGGCCGAGCGCGCCAAGCAGCCACTGGACAAGTTCGGTGGCCTCATGGCGGGCCCCGAATTCAAGGCCAGCGGTTTCTTCCGCACCGAAAAACGCCAAGGGCGTTGGTACCTGGTCACGCCCGAGGGCCATCCGTTCTACTCGCTGGGCATCAATACCGTGGTCCCCGACAGCGGTAAATCCTACGTGGCTGGGCGTGAGTTCATGTTCACGGGCCTGCCGCAAAACTCGCCGTACTTCGGTGAAAGCGATAACCGCGACGGCAACGGCTCGTCACGCGGGCGGGGTTACAACAGCGGCCGTTGGTTCGACTTCTATGGCGCCAACCTGCAGCGCACCTACGCCAAGCCCTGTGACAGCGACCCGTGCACCCCGCAACCCTTCGATGAAGGCCGCTGGCAGGCGCACACCCTTGATCGCTTGCAGGCCTGGGGCTTCAATACCCTGGGCAACTGGAGCGCGCCATCCCTGGAAGACAACAATCGCGTGCCCTATACCTTGCCGCTGTCGATCGTCGGCGATTACGCCAGCATCAGCACCGGCATGGACTGGTGGGGCCGCATGCCCGACCCGTTCGACCCACGCTTTGCCATGGCCACCGAGCGCGCCGTGGCCATCGCCGCCCGCGATCATCGCGACGACCCTTGGCTGATCGGCTACTTCGCCGACAATGAACTGGCCTGGGCCGGCCCTGGCACCGATCCGAAAGCGCGTTATGCATTAGCTTACGGTACGCTACGGCAGACCACCGACGTGCCGGCCAAACGCGCCTTCCTCAAGCAGTTGCGCGACAAGTATCGCAACCAGCAGGGCCTGTCCAAGGCCTGGGGCATCGACCTGCCGGCTTGGGAGCTGATGGAAGACCCAGGCTTCGAGGCGCCGCTGCCGAACCCCGAGCATCCGGAAATCGAGAACGACCTGAAGTATTTCCAGCGGGTATTCGCCGACACCTACTTCAAGACCATTTCCGATTCGCTGAAGTGGCATGCGCCCAACCAGTTGCTGCTGGGCGGCCGCTATGCCATCAGCAGCCCGGAAGCGGTGCAGTCCTGCGCGCAGTTCTGTGACGTGCTGAGCTTTAATTTCTACACGCCCAAGCCGCAGGATGGCTACGACTTCGCCCAGCTCAAGGCGCTGGACAAGCCCGTGTTGATTTCGGAATTCACCTTTGGCTCCCGCGACCGCGGGCCGTTCTGGCCGGGGCCGATGGAAGTCGCCAAGGAAGAAGACCGCGGTGCTGCCTATGCCACCTTCCTCAAGGCTGCCATGGCGGAACCGTCGATTGTTGGCGTGCATTGGTTCCAGTACCTGGACGAGCCGGTTACCGGGCGCCTGCTGGATGGCGAGAACGGGCACTTCGGCCTTGTTGGGATCACCGATGTGCCGTACCAGGGCTTCATCAATGCGGTGCGCAAAAGCAACCTGGATGCGCAGGAGCAATTGGGCAAGGCGGCCAAGGCAGTGCCGGTAGCGGGTGAAGGCGGCAAAGGGGGTGAACATGCCGGCAAGGGTGACGCCGGCCACGGCGAGGGTAAGGGCGAGGGTAAAGGCGGGGCGCACTAG
- a CDS encoding collagen-like protein, giving the protein MRSLCLLAALFTPLAMADSLSVEAHSLMRLPGKDGVVQLDRLDVADYATLLIPANLTELKVGELRLGHEARIAIVPADHPLRVQAKVASFAEGSQILARGAPGTYEKAALPGRDLDVQLQTLQAPSLTIDARGGTGAPGYFGLDGANGKKGGCLWGQASRGADGLNGGNGHDGAAGARVHLQVPRSFPAEAIKVQVQGGSGGAAGTAGKPGAGGASNGCLVYSTDKGRAGHPGEPGQPGVAGEAGAVTVQRM; this is encoded by the coding sequence ATGCGTAGTTTGTGTCTGCTCGCCGCACTTTTCACCCCCCTGGCCATGGCCGACAGCTTGAGCGTGGAGGCCCACTCGCTGATGCGCCTGCCCGGCAAGGACGGCGTGGTTCAGCTGGACCGCCTGGACGTGGCGGATTACGCCACTTTGCTGATCCCGGCCAACCTCACCGAATTGAAGGTGGGCGAGCTGCGCCTGGGTCATGAGGCGCGCATCGCCATCGTGCCGGCGGACCACCCGTTGCGGGTTCAGGCCAAGGTCGCAAGCTTCGCCGAAGGTAGCCAGATACTCGCCCGTGGTGCCCCCGGCACCTATGAGAAAGCAGCGTTGCCGGGGCGCGATCTGGACGTGCAATTGCAAACCTTGCAGGCCCCCAGCCTGACCATCGATGCCCGTGGCGGCACGGGTGCCCCAGGCTACTTCGGCCTGGACGGCGCTAATGGCAAGAAGGGCGGTTGCCTCTGGGGCCAAGCCAGCCGAGGCGCCGACGGCCTCAATGGCGGCAATGGTCACGACGGTGCCGCAGGCGCCCGCGTGCACCTGCAAGTACCGCGCAGCTTCCCGGCCGAGGCCATCAAGGTGCAAGTCCAGGGCGGTAGTGGCGGCGCTGCGGGCACGGCCGGTAAACCGGGTGCCGGCGGCGCCTCCAACGGTTGCCTGGTGTACAGCACCGACAAGGGCCGTGCCGGGCACCCGGGCGAGCCAGGCCAGCCGGGCGTGGCAGGTGAGGCCGGGGCGGTGACGGTGCAGCGGATGTGA
- a CDS encoding DUF1145 domain-containing protein — translation MKVIWGLGKGLTVLFWWVVLLNLLMPMPHPFHLLLNLAGALLLFVHAVEVLLFHRSLRGRSHPWFDRLLILLVGIFHVHTIPPRSIREIDNA, via the coding sequence ATGAAGGTCATCTGGGGGCTGGGCAAAGGCTTGACCGTACTGTTCTGGTGGGTGGTTTTGCTGAACCTGCTGATGCCCATGCCGCACCCCTTCCACCTGTTGCTCAACCTGGCCGGTGCCCTGTTGTTATTCGTGCATGCTGTGGAAGTGCTGTTGTTTCATCGCAGCCTTCGCGGGCGCAGCCATCCGTGGTTCGATCGCCTGCTCATTCTTCTGGTGGGCATTTTTCATGTGCACACCATCCCCCCTCGTTCGATCCGAGAAATCGACAATGCGTAG
- a CDS encoding serine hydrolase domain-containing protein, translating to MQIQGHYELKFEAVREAFAELFNDPQERGAALCIQIGGETVIDLWGGTSDKDGTEAWHSDTIANLFSCTKTFTAVAALQLVGEGKLALDVPVARYWPEFAAAGKQTITLRQLLSHRAGLPALRELLAPEALYDWQTMVDALAAEAPWWEPGTAHGYAAITYGWLVGELLRRADGRGPGESIVARTARPLGLDFHVGLADEEFYRVAHIARGKGNVGDAAAQRLVQVTMREPTAMTSRAFTNPPSVLTSTNKPEWRRMQQPAANGHGNARSLAGFYSGLLDGTLLDSELLNEMTREHSVGMDKTLLTETRFGLGCMLDQPQLPNATFGLGACAFGHPGAGGSVGFADPEHDVAFGFVTNTLGPYVLMDPRAQKLVRVLASCL from the coding sequence GTGCAGATTCAAGGTCATTACGAACTGAAATTCGAAGCCGTGCGGGAAGCCTTCGCCGAGCTGTTCAACGACCCTCAAGAGCGCGGCGCGGCGCTGTGCATACAGATCGGCGGTGAAACCGTCATCGACCTGTGGGGCGGTACGTCCGACAAGGACGGCACCGAGGCCTGGCACAGCGACACCATCGCCAACCTGTTTTCCTGCACCAAGACCTTCACCGCCGTAGCCGCGCTGCAATTGGTCGGCGAGGGCAAGCTGGCCCTGGATGTGCCGGTGGCCCGCTACTGGCCGGAATTTGCCGCAGCCGGCAAACAAACCATCACCTTGCGCCAACTGCTCAGCCACCGTGCCGGGTTACCCGCATTGCGCGAACTGTTGGCGCCAGAGGCCCTGTACGACTGGCAAACCATGGTTGATGCCCTGGCCGCCGAAGCCCCTTGGTGGGAGCCCGGCACTGCCCATGGCTACGCCGCGATCACCTATGGTTGGCTGGTGGGCGAGTTGTTGCGCCGCGCCGACGGCCGTGGCCCGGGCGAGTCCATCGTGGCGCGCACGGCGCGCCCCTTGGGCCTGGATTTCCATGTGGGCCTGGCAGACGAAGAGTTTTACCGTGTGGCGCATATCGCCCGGGGCAAGGGTAACGTGGGCGATGCTGCGGCCCAGCGCCTTGTGCAAGTGACCATGCGCGAACCTACCGCCATGACCTCACGAGCGTTCACTAACCCGCCGTCGGTACTCACCAGTACCAACAAGCCGGAATGGCGCCGCATGCAGCAGCCGGCCGCCAATGGCCATGGTAACGCCCGCAGCCTGGCCGGTTTTTACAGTGGCCTGCTGGACGGTACCCTGCTGGACTCCGAACTCCTCAACGAAATGACCCGTGAACACAGCGTGGGCATGGACAAGACCCTGCTCACCGAAACCCGTTTTGGCTTGGGCTGCATGCTCGACCAGCCGCAATTACCCAACGCCACTTTTGGCCTGGGTGCGTGCGCCTTTGGTCACCCGGGTGCGGGCGGCTCGGTGGGTTTTGCCGACCCGGAACATGACGTGGCCTTCGGTTTCGTCACCAATACCCTGGGCCCCTACGTGCTGATGGACCCCCGCGCGCAAAAACTGGTGCGCGTGCTGGCTAGTTGCCTTTAG
- the pdxH gene encoding pyridoxamine 5'-phosphate oxidase, translating to MTQALADMRRDYTRDGLTEANAPGEPFALFRQWFEDAVKTEQPPVEANAMTLATVDAQGRPHCRVLLLKGLDDQGFTFFTNYDSAKGQQLAASPFAAMTFFWPTLERQVRIEGRAVKVTPQESDAYYQVRPLGSRLGAWASPQSRVIADRAQLEGLLKATEQRFSDTQPDCPQHWGGYRLVPERIEFWQGRASRLHDRLNYRLDDHSWVRERLAP from the coding sequence ATGACTCAGGCCCTGGCCGATATGCGCCGCGACTACACCCGGGACGGCTTGACCGAGGCCAATGCGCCCGGCGAGCCGTTCGCGCTGTTTCGCCAATGGTTCGAAGACGCCGTCAAGACCGAGCAGCCGCCGGTCGAGGCCAACGCCATGACCCTAGCCACCGTGGACGCCCAAGGGCGCCCGCATTGCCGTGTGCTGCTGCTCAAGGGCCTGGATGATCAGGGTTTCACCTTTTTCACCAACTACGACAGCGCCAAGGGCCAGCAGCTGGCGGCCAGCCCGTTCGCTGCGATGACTTTTTTCTGGCCGACCCTGGAGCGCCAGGTGCGCATCGAGGGACGGGCAGTCAAGGTCACGCCGCAAGAGTCCGACGCCTACTACCAGGTGCGGCCACTGGGCAGCCGCCTGGGCGCGTGGGCGTCGCCGCAAAGCCGGGTGATTGCCGATCGCGCGCAATTGGAGGGCTTGCTCAAGGCCACCGAGCAGCGCTTCAGCGACACACAGCCCGATTGCCCGCAGCACTGGGGCGGTTATCGCCTGGTGCCCGAGCGAATCGAGTTCTGGCAAGGCCGGGCGAGCCGGCTGCATGATCGGCTCAATTACCGCTTGGATGATCACTCGTGGGTGCGCGAACGGCTGGCGCCGTAA